In one Bradyrhizobium cosmicum genomic region, the following are encoded:
- a CDS encoding aspartate aminotransferase family protein — protein MKQEREILALNAFDQSRASAIGAELGEQVQRRLRSFGKASVLFYQEPIRMERAEGVYMFDVEGRRYLDLYNNVPSVGHSHPRIVEAIRRQVGMLNTHTRYLNDVVDAYAERLLATFPSEIGHLVLTCTGSEANDLALRIATVATGRAGFIVTETAYHGNTAAVTDVSPSSRPGQPSPSHVRVVPAPEMFRNPVGDPGRRFADDVAAAIADLERSGVGFAGLLVDTIFSSDGVYAEPAGFLAPTIELVHEHQGVFIADEVQPGFGRTGAAMWGFARHGVVPDIVTMGKPMGNGFPMGGVALRAPLLDRFAADVKYFNTFGGNPVAAAAGLAVLDVIKDEGLLQNAREVGRHLMDGLLEIGNRRIQIGDVRGAGLFIGLELVIDRDSMEPAPELAITLINRLRQRGFLIGAAGPFGSTLKIRPPLCFGTDHADMFISACDEELGAIAPA, from the coding sequence GTGAAGCAGGAACGAGAAATTCTGGCGTTGAACGCCTTCGACCAGAGCCGGGCGTCGGCGATCGGCGCCGAACTCGGGGAGCAGGTGCAACGACGACTGCGATCGTTCGGCAAGGCTTCGGTCCTGTTCTACCAGGAGCCGATCCGGATGGAACGCGCCGAAGGCGTCTACATGTTCGACGTCGAGGGTCGCCGATATCTCGATCTCTACAACAACGTCCCGTCGGTCGGGCACTCGCACCCTCGAATCGTCGAGGCCATTCGCCGCCAGGTCGGCATGCTTAACACCCACACGCGCTATCTCAACGACGTCGTCGACGCCTATGCGGAGCGCCTGCTGGCGACATTTCCATCCGAGATCGGTCATCTGGTGCTGACGTGCACCGGGAGCGAGGCCAACGATCTCGCGCTGCGGATCGCGACGGTCGCGACCGGCCGGGCCGGCTTCATCGTCACGGAGACGGCGTATCACGGCAACACCGCAGCCGTGACCGACGTATCGCCGTCCTCACGTCCCGGCCAGCCATCGCCGTCCCATGTGCGGGTGGTACCGGCGCCAGAGATGTTCCGCAATCCTGTCGGTGATCCCGGCAGACGTTTCGCCGACGATGTTGCGGCGGCGATTGCCGATCTCGAGCGAAGCGGTGTTGGCTTTGCTGGGCTGCTGGTGGACACAATCTTTTCGAGCGATGGTGTCTACGCCGAACCCGCCGGCTTCCTCGCGCCGACCATTGAGCTCGTCCACGAACACCAGGGGGTGTTCATCGCCGACGAGGTGCAGCCCGGTTTCGGTCGCACCGGTGCAGCAATGTGGGGCTTCGCGCGCCATGGTGTCGTCCCCGACATCGTGACCATGGGCAAGCCCATGGGCAACGGCTTTCCGATGGGAGGCGTCGCTCTGCGTGCGCCGCTGCTTGATCGCTTTGCCGCGGACGTGAAGTACTTCAACACGTTCGGCGGCAATCCGGTGGCCGCTGCGGCAGGGCTTGCCGTGCTCGACGTGATCAAGGACGAGGGCCTGTTGCAGAATGCGCGCGAGGTTGGACGTCATCTGATGGACGGATTGCTTGAGATCGGCAATCGTCGCATCCAGATCGGGGATGTTCGCGGCGCCGGCCTGTTCATCGGCCTCGAGCTGGTCATTGATCGCGATAGCATGGAACCGGCGCCGGAGCTCGCGATCACGCTGATTAACCGCCTGCGCCAGCGCGGCTTCCTGATCGGCGCTGCCGGACCATTCGGCAGCACGCTGAAGATTCGCCCGCCTCTGTGTTTCGGCACCGACCATGCAGATATGTTCATCTCCGCTTGCGACGAGGAGTTGGGCGCGATCGCGCCGGCCTGA
- a CDS encoding choline/ethanolamine kinase family protein — protein sequence MTVRRQVGEATTVHERNLEAAIARVPQWRGKQGTYAPLVGGLSNQNWLVEISGDGRRYFVKVPGEGSEMFIDRVTANEAARNAHAMGVGPEVIFFDAADGLEISEFLEGYRACTNADFGDAAIQSDVLDLYRRLHGGPKLGQTKTIFDMIEEHIEQGKELGAHFPQDMPWLMHRYNQAKSAFLASGLDLVPCFNDPMPGNFLISAEAGAPRPMKLIDYEFASNNERSYELGVLFAEMFFDEKLTESLIEQYLGEVRPQMIARVILNRALADMKWASWAVVNRKLNSWDFDYQKYGVWKYMRAHDVMYDPRWDSWLRLV from the coding sequence ATGACTGTTCGCAGACAAGTTGGCGAGGCGACCACAGTTCACGAACGCAACCTCGAAGCCGCAATCGCCCGCGTTCCGCAATGGCGCGGCAAGCAGGGCACCTATGCGCCGCTGGTCGGCGGCCTGTCGAACCAGAACTGGCTTGTCGAGATCTCCGGCGACGGGCGCCGCTATTTCGTCAAGGTGCCGGGCGAGGGCTCGGAAATGTTCATCGATCGCGTCACCGCCAACGAGGCCGCGCGCAATGCCCATGCCATGGGTGTCGGGCCGGAGGTGATCTTCTTCGACGCGGCGGACGGGCTGGAGATCAGCGAATTTCTGGAGGGCTATCGCGCCTGCACGAATGCGGATTTCGGCGATGCCGCCATCCAGTCCGACGTTCTCGATCTCTATCGCCGTCTGCATGGCGGCCCCAAGCTCGGCCAGACCAAGACGATCTTCGACATGATCGAGGAACACATCGAGCAGGGCAAGGAGCTGGGGGCGCATTTCCCGCAGGACATGCCCTGGCTGATGCACCGCTACAATCAGGCCAAGTCGGCCTTCCTGGCGTCCGGGCTCGACCTCGTGCCGTGCTTCAACGACCCGATGCCGGGGAATTTCCTCATTTCGGCGGAGGCCGGCGCGCCGAGGCCAATGAAGCTGATCGACTACGAATTTGCCTCCAACAACGAGCGCAGCTACGAGCTCGGCGTGCTGTTTGCCGAGATGTTCTTTGACGAGAAGCTGACGGAATCGCTCATCGAGCAATATCTGGGCGAGGTTCGTCCGCAGATGATCGCGCGCGTCATTCTCAACCGTGCGCTCGCGGACATGAAGTGGGCCTCATGGGCGGTGGTCAACCGCAAGCTCAACAGCTGGGATTTCGACTACCAAAAGTATGGCGTCTGGAAATACATGCGCGCCCACGACGTGATGTATGACCCGCGCTGGGACAGCTGGCTGCGGCTGGTGTGA
- a CDS encoding DeoR/GlpR family DNA-binding transcription regulator, with the protein MTSEPLQTSDASAADKRPRKSDGDRLSKLARHKHIVAQLTAAPTLRASEIAAVLGVSGETIRRDLVELQEQKLINRTYGGASRPFALEPALTDRKALMIAEREAIAAVIADLVLPNEVLMLAAGATTFHVARRLASRARDITVITHDYAIAGALAVNPSIRVLCCPGRYHPAEGYVFGTQTIANINSYEANRAIVSATGISARGANDADDEAGAIYGAMVKRAAEAILVADHSKFDQRALTVFAQWTDIDRLVTDRQPEGSLATALREAGTELIVAQP; encoded by the coding sequence ATGACGAGCGAGCCGCTACAGACCAGTGACGCTTCCGCGGCCGACAAACGGCCGCGAAAGAGCGATGGCGATCGCCTCTCGAAGCTGGCGCGACACAAGCACATCGTCGCGCAGCTCACCGCCGCCCCTACTCTGCGCGCCTCAGAGATTGCGGCGGTGCTTGGCGTCTCCGGCGAAACCATACGTCGAGACCTAGTGGAGCTTCAGGAACAGAAGCTCATCAACCGAACCTATGGCGGCGCTTCGCGCCCGTTTGCGCTCGAGCCAGCGCTCACCGATCGCAAGGCGCTCATGATCGCCGAACGCGAAGCGATCGCCGCCGTGATCGCCGACCTCGTTCTGCCGAACGAAGTGCTGATGCTGGCCGCCGGCGCCACGACGTTTCATGTCGCCAGACGACTGGCTTCGCGCGCGCGCGACATCACGGTGATCACGCACGACTATGCGATTGCGGGCGCGCTCGCGGTCAATCCATCGATCCGGGTGCTGTGCTGCCCGGGCCGCTATCACCCGGCCGAAGGCTATGTGTTCGGCACCCAGACGATCGCCAACATCAACAGCTACGAGGCCAACCGCGCCATCGTGAGTGCGACAGGCATCAGCGCCCGGGGCGCCAACGATGCAGATGACGAGGCCGGCGCGATCTACGGCGCGATGGTCAAGCGCGCCGCGGAAGCGATCCTTGTCGCCGATCACAGCAAGTTCGACCAGCGCGCCCTGACCGTGTTTGCGCAATGGACCGATATCGACCGTCTGGTTACCGACCGGCAACCGGAAGGATCTCTGGCAACGGCACTCCGCGAAGCCGGAACGGAGTTGATAGTTGCCCAACCCTGA
- a CDS encoding helix-turn-helix domain-containing protein has product MASLTSLASREEFLDGDGDEGPAPHQRTRIGRLDLELIEPHQAFTRSWKRTSSILDASYVLVFPLTGCVAFSQDGRVAIARAGEYVLLSELASYELSSDKSARFLVLRIPAAELRGRLVSIEDHVSRRFKPNEQMTRLLAGMIGSVAELFIEFPAPNPQALATEVISFVALTIGSEDRGAATDVRNARYHLRRRIVDFIESHLGDQSLSPKKIAASSRISLSYLYSLFTDNETTVSQFVQTKRLQRAYEILVADPRGHRTVSEVAYEVGFKNVSHFSRCFSRHFKVAPRDVRQAPEAGSQPGANTRTAEPNGSSSPRIASSRRAFGSPYWDVNKQELRETV; this is encoded by the coding sequence ATGGCAAGCCTCACATCTCTTGCGTCTCGCGAGGAGTTCCTTGATGGTGACGGTGACGAGGGTCCTGCACCGCATCAGCGAACCAGGATTGGACGCCTGGATCTCGAACTCATCGAGCCGCATCAAGCCTTCACCCGCAGCTGGAAACGCACCTCCAGCATCCTCGATGCGTCCTATGTGCTGGTATTTCCCCTGACCGGATGCGTGGCATTCAGCCAGGACGGCCGCGTCGCCATTGCCCGGGCCGGCGAATATGTCCTGCTCAGCGAACTCGCCTCCTACGAATTGTCGTCCGACAAGAGCGCGCGCTTTCTGGTGCTGCGGATCCCGGCCGCGGAGCTGCGCGGACGCCTCGTCTCGATCGAGGATCATGTCAGCCGGCGCTTCAAGCCGAACGAACAGATGACCCGCCTTCTGGCCGGAATGATCGGAAGCGTGGCCGAGTTGTTCATCGAGTTTCCGGCGCCGAATCCGCAGGCGCTCGCGACCGAAGTTATCAGCTTCGTGGCACTCACGATCGGCTCGGAGGACCGGGGCGCCGCCACGGACGTCCGCAATGCGCGCTATCATCTGCGCCGCAGGATCGTCGATTTCATTGAAAGCCATCTCGGCGACCAGTCGCTGTCCCCGAAGAAGATCGCGGCCAGCAGCCGCATCTCGCTGAGCTATCTCTACAGCCTGTTCACGGACAACGAGACCACGGTCAGCCAGTTCGTGCAGACCAAGCGGCTGCAGCGCGCCTACGAAATCCTGGTTGCTGATCCCAGGGGCCACCGTACCGTGTCGGAGGTCGCCTACGAAGTGGGATTCAAGAACGTGTCGCACTTCTCGCGCTGCTTCAGCCGTCATTTCAAGGTGGCCCCGCGTGACGTTCGCCAAGCCCCGGAAGCGGGATCGCAGCCGGGCGCAAATACCCGCACCGCCGAACCGAACGGATCGTCCTCGCCGCGAATAGCCTCGTCGCGAAGGGCTTTCGGGTCCCCGTATTGGGACGTCAACAAGCAAGAGCTTCGCGAGACGGTCTAG
- a CDS encoding MarR family winged helix-turn-helix transcriptional regulator, translating to MDLPDLIRGVNRLLEQTLEAELKPRGMSAHQYRVLEALTERNGLPMGDLATRLFVDSPTLTKIIDRMVQSAEVYRGPDPNDRRKVLIFLSRRGAAHFEDIGPLISSIQQDILDRLGASDAAALTSLLSELLGGSVSSRPRTFRGRESLSYDDKAASK from the coding sequence GTGGATCTTCCCGACCTCATCCGGGGCGTGAACCGCCTACTCGAGCAGACGCTCGAGGCGGAGCTCAAGCCAAGGGGCATGTCTGCTCACCAGTATCGTGTGCTCGAGGCGCTGACCGAACGGAACGGACTGCCTATGGGCGATCTGGCAACCCGCCTCTTTGTCGATAGTCCGACGCTCACAAAGATTATCGACAGGATGGTGCAGTCGGCCGAAGTTTACCGCGGCCCTGATCCGAATGATCGACGCAAGGTTCTGATCTTCCTCTCGCGCAGAGGAGCGGCGCATTTCGAAGATATTGGTCCACTGATCTCGTCCATTCAGCAGGACATCCTGGACAGGCTCGGCGCATCAGATGCCGCTGCTTTGACGAGCCTGCTCTCCGAACTGCTCGGTGGCTCCGTCTCTTCCCGTCCACGAACGTTTCGCGGACGCGAAAGCTTGAGCTACGATGATAAGGCTGCTTCGAAATGA
- a CDS encoding phosphotransferase produces MIKICLIKIWLIKFGGHEGRPDGKRKRSEVTMSQSGTELAIIRNFIAGLPGWGSEDIVIEPAIPILASPSWRGVDGFPWRATRKGGGDSIFIKAMDRDAELYIDVPCAFEAAQRASDLGIGPKVLMADSDVGLLVMEDLNQGWRVGTLERMLEPDIVDAVIAAMRLFQSGPPLPRRKTVFDEIEHFYAAAAAAKAQLPSDAEWLVKELRFAADAFRSLDIAAVPIHGDGNVSNILISDAGEVRLIDWDRATTADPLEDIGSFLVEACAQEPEARDVFTRSTGTFEEGAFNRARIYGVADDLRWGLIGALLAAKSARNTLEFYKFASWRFVRCRMVVREPRFGEMLRRIA; encoded by the coding sequence TTGATCAAAATCTGCCTGATCAAAATCTGGTTGATCAAATTTGGCGGACATGAAGGTCGGCCAGACGGCAAGCGCAAGAGATCAGAAGTCACCATGAGTCAATCTGGAACGGAACTGGCCATCATCCGGAATTTCATTGCCGGGCTCCCTGGATGGGGGTCCGAAGACATCGTGATCGAACCCGCGATCCCGATCCTGGCTTCGCCAAGCTGGCGAGGCGTCGACGGCTTTCCCTGGCGCGCCACCCGGAAAGGCGGTGGTGACAGCATCTTTATCAAGGCCATGGATCGCGATGCGGAGCTCTATATCGACGTGCCGTGCGCCTTCGAGGCGGCGCAGCGTGCATCCGATCTCGGCATCGGCCCAAAGGTGCTCATGGCCGATTCGGATGTAGGCCTGCTGGTGATGGAGGATCTCAACCAGGGCTGGCGGGTCGGCACATTGGAGCGGATGCTCGAGCCCGACATCGTCGACGCCGTCATTGCGGCGATGCGCCTGTTTCAATCCGGACCACCGCTGCCACGCCGCAAGACCGTCTTTGACGAGATCGAGCATTTCTATGCTGCTGCGGCGGCCGCGAAAGCCCAGTTGCCGTCGGACGCCGAATGGCTGGTCAAGGAGTTGCGGTTTGCGGCCGACGCGTTCCGGTCGCTTGATATCGCGGCGGTGCCGATCCACGGTGATGGCAATGTCTCGAATATCCTGATCAGTGATGCAGGCGAGGTTCGTCTGATCGACTGGGATCGCGCGACGACGGCCGACCCGCTGGAGGATATCGGCAGCTTCCTCGTCGAGGCCTGTGCACAGGAGCCCGAGGCGCGCGACGTCTTCACCCGCAGCACCGGGACGTTCGAGGAGGGGGCATTCAACCGTGCACGGATTTATGGCGTGGCTGACGATCTGCGCTGGGGATTGATCGGCGCGCTGCTTGCCGCCAAATCGGCACGCAATACGCTGGAGTTCTACAAATTCGCCAGTTGGCGCTTCGTGCGCTGCCGCATGGTGGTTCGGGAGCCCCGCTTTGGCGAGATGCTTCGGAGGATCGCATGA
- a CDS encoding inositol monophosphatase family protein translates to MDDIQDQISANELASFFHELADVAGRIARTHFRSSVDFERKQDLTPVTIADRTIEVELRRLIGARFPDHGILGEEMGSTPGDRYTWYLDPIDGTKSFISGMPLFGTLVALADERKGAVVAGMIDMPALAERWYGTSRGATFNGKPAKVSRTARLEDAQIYTSSPDFFTPQDWARYDILSKKAMFRRFGGDCYQYGLLASGHCDLVVETSLKSFDFMALIPVVEGAGGVIRDWDGRPLTPDSDGRVIAAANDSLLKQALSVLKQ, encoded by the coding sequence TTGGACGATATTCAAGACCAGATTTCCGCGAACGAACTCGCGTCGTTCTTCCATGAACTCGCCGACGTGGCCGGCCGGATCGCGCGGACCCACTTTCGCTCCAGCGTCGATTTCGAACGCAAGCAGGATCTGACGCCGGTGACGATCGCCGATCGCACGATCGAAGTGGAATTGCGGCGCCTAATCGGCGCGCGCTTCCCCGATCACGGCATTCTCGGCGAGGAGATGGGATCGACCCCGGGCGATCGCTACACCTGGTATCTCGATCCGATCGACGGAACGAAAAGCTTCATTTCCGGAATGCCGCTGTTCGGCACACTTGTCGCGCTTGCCGACGAGCGCAAGGGCGCGGTCGTCGCCGGCATGATCGACATGCCGGCACTGGCAGAACGATGGTACGGCACATCGCGCGGTGCGACGTTCAACGGCAAGCCGGCCAAGGTGAGCCGCACGGCGAGATTGGAGGACGCTCAGATCTATACATCATCGCCGGACTTCTTTACGCCGCAGGACTGGGCCCGCTACGACATACTGAGCAAGAAGGCCATGTTCCGGCGATTTGGCGGCGATTGCTATCAATATGGCCTGCTGGCGTCCGGCCATTGCGATCTCGTCGTAGAGACGTCGCTCAAGTCGTTCGACTTCATGGCATTGATCCCCGTGGTCGAGGGGGCCGGCGGAGTCATCCGTGACTGGGATGGGCGGCCACTCACGCCGGACTCCGACGGGCGCGTAATCGCCGCGGCGAACGACAGCCTGCTCAAGCAGGCCCTGAGCGTCCTAAAGCAATAG
- a CDS encoding ABC transporter substrate-binding protein, which produces MPFSRRRFLRHSALATTTLIAAPAIFRSGAFGAENPIVVGSLHDQSGPIAASGTPMVYALQLAVDEINAGGGLLGRPLKVIHYDTQSNIQMYSQFAQQLAVKDKVDVVHGGITSASREAVRPTFDRFKVLYFYNVLYEGGVCDRNTFCTGTTPAQTVEKLVPSAMKKAGKKAYIIAADYNYGQITAKWMTKYVKDNGGEVLSTDFFPLDVTNFGTTISKIQAAKPDLILSALVGGNHTAFYRQWTSAGMKGKIPIASTTFGLVNEPSTLDAAESDSILGAYGYFEELTTPASKSFVEKIKKAHPDSPYVSELAACTYEGVMLWAAGVKKAASIDRMKVIAALEDGIAFDGPSGKVSLDKPTHHTTRNAFLAEVKDRKWSVLESYSDVKPADTASVCDLVKNPNDTKQYIINL; this is translated from the coding sequence ATGCCTTTCTCCCGTCGCCGCTTCCTGCGGCACTCGGCCCTAGCCACGACGACGTTGATCGCGGCACCGGCTATTTTTCGCTCCGGTGCGTTCGGCGCCGAGAACCCGATCGTCGTCGGCAGCCTGCACGACCAGTCTGGTCCGATCGCGGCCTCCGGCACGCCAATGGTCTACGCGCTGCAACTTGCCGTGGATGAGATCAACGCCGGCGGCGGACTGCTCGGCCGGCCGTTGAAGGTGATCCACTACGACACCCAGTCGAACATCCAGATGTACTCGCAGTTTGCCCAGCAGCTTGCGGTGAAGGACAAGGTGGATGTCGTTCACGGCGGCATCACCTCGGCATCGCGCGAGGCGGTGCGTCCGACCTTCGATCGGTTCAAGGTGCTGTACTTCTATAACGTGCTCTACGAAGGCGGCGTCTGCGATCGCAATACGTTCTGCACCGGCACCACACCCGCGCAGACCGTGGAGAAGCTGGTACCGAGCGCGATGAAGAAGGCGGGCAAGAAGGCCTACATCATTGCCGCCGACTACAATTACGGCCAGATCACCGCGAAGTGGATGACGAAGTACGTCAAGGACAATGGCGGCGAAGTGCTGTCGACCGACTTCTTCCCGCTCGACGTCACCAATTTCGGCACGACCATCTCGAAGATCCAGGCGGCGAAGCCCGACCTCATCCTGTCTGCGTTGGTAGGCGGCAATCATACCGCGTTCTACCGGCAATGGACTTCGGCCGGTATGAAAGGGAAGATTCCGATCGCGTCGACCACCTTCGGTCTCGTCAACGAGCCCAGCACACTCGATGCGGCTGAGAGCGATTCCATTCTCGGCGCATACGGTTACTTCGAGGAGCTCACCACGCCGGCCTCGAAGAGCTTCGTCGAGAAGATCAAGAAGGCTCATCCCGACTCACCCTATGTCAGCGAACTGGCTGCCTGCACCTATGAGGGCGTCATGCTTTGGGCCGCCGGGGTGAAGAAGGCCGCAAGCATCGATAGGATGAAGGTCATCGCGGCGCTGGAGGACGGGATCGCTTTCGACGGCCCGAGCGGCAAGGTTTCGCTCGACAAGCCGACCCATCACACCACCCGCAACGCGTTCCTCGCCGAAGTGAAGGACCGCAAGTGGTCGGTGTTGGAGAGCTACTCCGACGTCAAGCCGGCCGATACTGCGAGTGTCTGCGATCTCGTCAAGAACCCGAACGACACCAAGCAGTACATCATCAATCTCTGA
- a CDS encoding Zn-dependent hydrolase: MTELRNLITSFAAIGATDDGGVCRLAATAPDKQARDLFLREIGNRGLVPRIDGIGNMFGVAIIEPGSNDVVITGSHLDSQPTGGRYDGAYGVLAGLLAVEEVRGRCLANPGAARRNLAVANWTNEEGARFQPSLTGSSVFAGGLSLQDAYACTDGDGVTLGAALAAIGYCGVTPLEYRPVRYVELHVEQGDRLEQVSGDVAAVSGAWMTRKISVVFEGDYSHTGPMPMPLRRDALRAAARAIEALYVEVASENAGAHASAARISVYPNSPNVVAGQARVWFEIRHEDEAVVVAISDRFLERIEREAREIGVGISIAADEKRSASSLDRDGVELVRSVARDLGFKIETFKTITGHDALAIQKRVPASLIFVPSQGGLSHNPREFTTQDALDKGYAVLAETLWRMVTARE; the protein is encoded by the coding sequence ATGACCGAGTTACGCAATCTCATCACGAGCTTTGCCGCCATCGGCGCGACGGATGATGGCGGGGTCTGCAGGCTTGCAGCGACCGCACCTGACAAGCAGGCGCGGGACCTCTTTTTGCGCGAGATCGGTAACCGCGGCCTCGTCCCGAGGATCGATGGGATTGGCAACATGTTCGGCGTCGCAATTATTGAACCTGGGTCGAACGACGTTGTGATCACCGGCTCGCACCTCGATTCCCAGCCGACGGGTGGTCGATACGATGGTGCCTATGGTGTGCTGGCAGGCCTCCTTGCGGTTGAAGAGGTTAGGGGGCGCTGTCTTGCCAACCCCGGAGCCGCGAGACGCAACTTGGCCGTTGCGAACTGGACCAATGAGGAAGGCGCTCGGTTTCAGCCCAGCCTGACCGGTAGCTCCGTTTTCGCCGGCGGCTTAAGCTTGCAGGATGCCTATGCCTGTACAGACGGTGACGGGGTCACGCTCGGCGCTGCGCTGGCTGCAATCGGCTATTGTGGCGTCACTCCACTCGAATATCGCCCGGTACGTTATGTGGAACTTCATGTCGAGCAGGGCGATCGGCTCGAGCAGGTTTCAGGGGACGTTGCCGCGGTTTCCGGCGCATGGATGACGCGCAAAATATCGGTCGTCTTCGAGGGCGACTATTCGCATACGGGACCGATGCCGATGCCGTTGCGCCGGGACGCCCTGCGCGCGGCGGCCCGTGCGATAGAAGCCCTCTACGTCGAAGTGGCCAGCGAAAACGCCGGCGCGCACGCCTCCGCGGCGCGCATCAGCGTCTACCCGAATTCGCCAAATGTGGTCGCAGGCCAGGCCAGGGTCTGGTTCGAGATCAGACACGAAGACGAAGCCGTGGTCGTCGCAATTAGCGACCGTTTTCTGGAGCGGATCGAACGCGAGGCTCGCGAGATTGGAGTCGGCATCTCGATCGCTGCCGACGAGAAGAGATCCGCCTCTTCGCTCGATCGGGATGGAGTTGAATTGGTCCGTTCCGTGGCAAGGGATCTCGGCTTCAAAATCGAGACCTTCAAGACCATCACCGGCCACGACGCTTTGGCGATCCAAAAGCGCGTTCCGGCCTCGCTCATTTTCGTGCCGAGTCAGGGCGGACTCAGTCACAATCCGCGTGAATTCACAACACAGGACGCGCTCGACAAGGGCTATGCGGTGCTCGCGGAAACGCTGTGGCGCATGGTCACGGCGCGAGAGTGA
- a CDS encoding substrate-binding domain-containing protein, which translates to MRSVRICLLIPQSGAAGLWAPSAEACGRLAVDEINRIYGILRRPVELRIVNAGETGASAGRAARDAIEIDGVDGIVGMLPSFARDFVARASRGRVPFIYTPQFEGRSTPDVLATGETAEELLAPAIQWLSESRHARRYFLCGNDYVWPRSSLQIARALIGRFGGTVTGECYLPVGQHDFDEMLDRIKVTHSDVVLPYFLGGDCIAFNRAFCAAGLSSRVLRFSSAIDETVAYGLDVDETENLYATSSYYASIRSRNNGAFLERYHMAFGDSPPPVNAFGESCYEGIYSLAALIEEAASLDARKLTRLYGRTFQQRTARGDQAQSVVGSRHPIYLAKVDGYDFSIIARR; encoded by the coding sequence TTGCGTAGTGTTCGAATATGTCTGCTCATCCCCCAAAGCGGTGCAGCGGGACTGTGGGCCCCTTCAGCCGAAGCCTGCGGGCGCTTGGCTGTCGACGAAATCAACCGGATCTACGGCATTCTTCGCCGTCCGGTCGAGCTGCGTATCGTGAATGCCGGAGAAACTGGCGCGAGCGCCGGCCGGGCCGCGCGCGATGCAATTGAAATTGATGGCGTTGACGGCATCGTCGGTATGCTGCCCAGTTTTGCACGCGACTTCGTGGCGCGCGCGTCCCGCGGCCGTGTTCCATTCATATACACCCCGCAGTTCGAGGGCCGCTCGACGCCGGACGTCTTAGCGACCGGCGAAACCGCTGAAGAGCTCCTGGCTCCTGCGATCCAATGGCTTTCGGAATCGAGGCATGCGCGCCGCTATTTCCTCTGCGGCAATGACTATGTATGGCCGCGCTCATCGCTTCAGATTGCGCGCGCCTTGATTGGCCGCTTTGGCGGGACGGTCACTGGCGAGTGCTACCTACCCGTTGGCCAGCATGACTTCGACGAGATGCTGGACCGGATCAAAGTCACGCATTCGGACGTCGTTCTTCCCTATTTCCTCGGGGGCGACTGCATCGCATTTAATCGGGCCTTCTGTGCGGCGGGATTGAGTTCGCGCGTGCTGCGCTTTTCCTCGGCAATCGACGAGACCGTCGCGTACGGACTTGATGTGGACGAAACGGAAAATCTCTACGCCACTTCGAGCTATTATGCGTCGATCCGCTCGCGCAACAATGGTGCGTTCCTGGAGCGCTACCATATGGCGTTCGGCGATAGTCCGCCGCCCGTGAATGCCTTTGGTGAATCTTGCTACGAGGGCATCTATTCGCTCGCGGCCCTGATCGAAGAAGCTGCCAGCCTGGATGCGCGCAAGCTGACGCGCCTCTATGGCCGAACATTCCAGCAGCGCACGGCGCGAGGGGATCAAGCACAATCCGTGGTCGGGAGCCGGCACCCTATCTATCTCGCCAAGGTCGATGGCTACGACTTCTCGATCATTGCGCGTCGATAA